The nucleotide sequence GTTAAAGGTGAAGTGCGTGACTGGCTGTTGCGACTTGCCGCAACACGCGCTGTCTCGTCCAATCGGGCCGCCGACGTGAACTGGCATGCCGATGAAATGTTTTATTCCTCTGCTGCCATTGCGCGACAAGCACTCGATGATCGCCGCACGCTGGTATACGGCGCCGCTTACGATTACAGCTTTGGCAAAGCCGCGCTCTACCCGGTGGCTGGCGTGGAATTAGATCTGACTCCTCACTGGCAGCTCGCGCTGATCGTGCCATTCACCCGCCTGCACTGGGATGGCGGCGGGCGCTGGGCTGCACAATTCCGGTTGTACCCGGCCGGCAGGCGCTGGCGCGTGCTGGATAGCGATACCGGCCGCGACTTCGACACGTTTACACGGGAATTTCGCCTGAGCGCCGAACTGCATTGGCGCCTCGACTCGCGCTGGCAGCTGGTGGCAACGCTGGCCGGTGGCTTCAACCGCAGCCTTACTACGTCGGCCGCCAACGGCAGCCGGCTCGCTGCCGATGTCGATCCCGCGCCGTTCGGCGCCATCGGCCTGCGTTACCGCTCAGGCCGTAACTGACGCCGTTCTGTCAGCTTTCTTTACATTTTGTGACAAACTTGGAAATAGACTAACTCTATGATTTTTATCAATAATAACCTGAGGCTGGCACCAATATTGCTGCATCCGGGTGCCACATCGCATTGTTGCGAGGTACTCCTCAATGATCGCCAAAAAATTTGCAGCTTCAATCCTCGTCGCCGTCGCGGGTTTGCTGCCCGCAGCGTCACTCGCCGTGCCTTTTGCCTACGCTATCCAGGAGAGCACTCAGAACCTGGTAACAATAAACCTCGCAACCGGAGCAATAGCCGTCATCGGAGCGACCGGCGGCGACGATATTGACGGGCTTGCACTGGACAGTTCCGGCGTTCTGTATGGCTCCGACAATGACACTGATTCACTCGTTATCATCAACCGAAATACCGGGGCCATCTCTTCAACTATCGCGCTCAGCCAGGGCATCAGCGACAGCGGACTCGCTTTTGACAGCCTGGACCAGCTCTATCTGGCCGATGACGCAAATTCAGAGCTGTTCACCGTCGACACCAGTGACGGAACTATGGGATTGATCGGCAGCAAC is from Gammaproteobacteria bacterium and encodes:
- a CDS encoding PEP-CTERM sorting domain-containing protein (PEP-CTERM proteins occur, often in large numbers, in the proteomes of bacteria that also encode an exosortase, a predicted intramembrane cysteine proteinase. The presence of a PEP-CTERM domain at a protein's C-terminus predicts cleavage within the sorting domain, followed by covalent anchoring to some some component of the (usually Gram-negative) cell surface. Many PEP-CTERM proteins exhibit an unusual sequence composition that includes large numbers of potential glycosylation sites. Expression of one such protein has been shown restore the ability of a bacterium to form floc, a type of biofilm.), yielding MIAKKFAASILVAVAGLLPAASLAVPFAYAIQESTQNLVTINLATGAIAVIGATGGDDIDGLALDSSGVLYGSDNDTDSLVIINRNTGAISSTIALSQGISDSGLAFDSLDQLYLADDANSELFTVDTSDGTMGLIGSNSGDISAIAFNLSDVLYGVDPVSDSLVTYNLGDGSITAVGAGLGVDIVDEQGLTFDLIGGLLYMIDEASESLYSIDPLTGLASFIANLGGDYEALAFFEDRQAAPEPGVLLLLGIGLLALTLVHRRRRNHW